A single region of the Denticeps clupeoides chromosome 18, fDenClu1.1, whole genome shotgun sequence genome encodes:
- the pola2 gene encoding DNA polymerase alpha subunit B: MAPIEAEELKLELGTFDIACDDDTVLDKMLEQCMCHRLKGDELVCEWVAFSTTKGLLSLSLENLEQFEHEVLNKKNKFKQEKSKREDSYHRTRDITSIQELIKAEEDEENLLDSYSTPAKGSQKRALSTPENPQSKRSTARLTSPGLLSPATFSPCATPSQKYSGRGSRGEVVSTFGTVQGPRWSVPKGRRSASVDQLMSTEDSLLSSYKFMFQRLRDVRDVLSENIDGLGEELRLHFNIEEFSPVSLPAQDKVTVLGQVCCDSNGKLNAQSVLLEAGQEHGGRQVPVDLSELNEFSLFPGQVVIMEGMNTTGNKLVASKLYEGLPLPFNIPVKQEPDTGSEPVMVMTVCGPYTPSDSLAYDPLIDLINVINRDRPDVCILFGPFVDSKHEQIEKCQVTETFESIFNRCVDSLVEGTREIGSKLVFVPSQRDVHHHYVYPQPPFTIPDLSKKDVERVTLVSDPCTLLVDGVTFGLTSTDILLHMGAEMISSAVGSDRFSRIMKHLLTQRSYYPLYPPAEEVNMDYEKFQSYGHMPINPDVLVVPSELRYFIKEVSGCVCLNPGRLTKGQVGGTYGRLLIQRSPSDTDGKRINPCLAAQVVKI, from the exons ATGGCCCCGATCGAAGCAGAGGAGCTGAAACTGGAGCTTGGGACGTTCGACATCGCCTGCGACGACGACACGGTGCTGGACAAAA tgtTGGAGCAGTGCATGTGTCACAGGTTGAAGGGGGATGAGctggtgtgtgagtgggtggcTTTCAGCACCACCAAAGGCCTCCTGAGCCTCAGCCTGGAAAACCTGGAGCAGTTTGAACATGAG gtacttaacaaaaagaacaaGTTCAAACAGGAGAAGTCCAAGAGGGAGGATTCATACCACAGGACGAGGGATATCACCTCTATCCAGGAGCT AATTAAAgctgaggaggacgaggagaatCTACTGGACTCTTACTCAACTCCTGCCAAG GGTTCGCAAAAGCGAGCTCTTTCAACACCCGAAAACCCGCAGTCCAAGAGAAGTACAGCTCGGTTGACCAGCCCTGGACTCCTGTCCCCAGCGACCTTCTCACCTTG TGCTACCCCCTCGCAGAAATACAGTGGGCGGGGCTCTCGTGGAGAGGTGGTGTCCACGTTCGGGACAGTGCAGGGCCCCCGTTGGAGCGTGCCGAAAGGACGGAGATCGGCGAGCGTGGATCAGCTCATGAGCACGGAGGATTCGCTTCTCAGCAGCTACAAGTTCATGTTCCAGAGACTGAGGGACGTCCGTGACG TCCTGAGTGAGAACATTGATGGGCTGGGTGAGGAGCTCAGGCTTCATTTCAACATCGAGGAGTTCTCCCCCGTCTCGCTGCCTGCGCAG GACAAGGTGACGGTGCTGGGCCAGGTCTGCTGTGACAGTAATGGAAAGCTGAACGCCCAGTCAGTGTTGCTGGAGGCAGGCCAGGAGCACGGGGGCAGACAGGTGCCTGTGGACCTGTCAGAACTGAACGAGTTCTCGCTTTTCCCGGGACAG GTGGTCATCATGGAAGGAATGAACACAACAGGGAACAAATTGGTGGCCTCCAAATTATACGAG GGGCTTCCTCTGCCTTTCAACATCCCAGTTAAACAGGAGCCAGACACCG GTTCCGAGCCAGTGATGGTTATGACCGTTTGTGGTCCCTACACTCCTTCTGACAGCTTGGCCTACGACCCCCTGATTGACCTGATAAACGTGATCAACAGGGATCGTCCTGATGTCTGTATACTT TTTGGGCCATTTGTGGATTCCAAGCATGAACAGATTGAG AAATGCCAAGTGACTGAAACGTTTGAAAGTATTTTCAACAGATGTGTAGACAGCCTTGTGGAAGGAACCAGAGA gatTGGAAGCAAACTGGTTTTTGTTCCTTCACAACGAGATGTCCACCACCATTACGTTTACCCACAACCCCCCTTCACAATCCCAGACCTCAGCAAGAAGGATGTGGAG AGAGTGACTTTGGTATCTGACCCCTGCACTCTGCTCGTTGATGGTGTGACGTTTGGTTTGACCTCTACAGACATTCTGCTCCACATGGGCGCAGAGATGATCAGCAG TGCTGTTGGTTCTGACAGATTTTCCCGCATCATGAAGCACTTGCTGACACAGAGAAG CTACTACCCTCTTTACCCACCCGCTGAGGAAGTCAACATGGACTATGAAAAGTTCCAGAGTTACGGCCATATGCCCATCAACCCTGATGTTCTCGTTGTCCCATCGGAACTCCGCTATTTCATCAAG GAAGTGAGTGGCTGCGTTTGTCTCAATCCCGGAAGACTGACAAAAGGTCAGGTGGGTGGGACGTACGGAAGACTGCTTATCCAGCGGAGCCCATCAGACACCGATGGCAAAAGAATAAATCCATGTTTAGCTGCACAGGTGGTGAAAATATGA